A genomic segment from Neodiprion lecontei isolate iyNeoLeco1 chromosome 1, iyNeoLeco1.1, whole genome shotgun sequence encodes:
- the LOC107225361 gene encoding ubiquitin-protein ligase E3C has translation MYSFDGDYRRKPQQNLAGASRRDEKAVLLQHAQLERLKREQQRQRHDAAVKIQAQIRQFVTRQLKREHERHNFDVAQKALGNNPPSLEEISPLLRQLLFFYDEALDGSRLLWILRHVLKDHKRIKELTTISTEWSWRLRWILKLSMRKIVDTVSQDPARSIAVPLRVLEVFTVKENTEGILKTETDRHLIGIFVYLAENKYFVQLRRLIDEKVPPLLEATPVPPTPMAACLLDMIKRPLGLIHTMEENNKFSITILEEFCYSILAPRMSEPIKMLVLPALTEFQNLPYKQLIDCINRLANEPTLCLLYSILSLEPVRFACRRSRNTLTNYLQVLASLSSTIASPPVEQSLNFTDESDSDTDTDMVDQDEADIRQKCIEMLNAENRVQGILVVVDQSEDPLMLQALCQLCHNLLITNKMAVPKYKLLYMLAFKPSFLRHLWTALMSVRQTSLFGGVTLLLQVVSRGIALDADNTKKIVPLLAVFCSLFSLLIATLHDTEFFNDGSQVGTSGASQQTMPFTTVELVPLSAHLKGVCLGLVELAFPDTRPTVRDDYKTAVLGASATQTHQNTQMWVHLFKVTVGLLRQLHTRDLRKQFCPEGHWIASNIVIPLDKPQDFTFRRRRLRGYVPFQGLRAFTREDLEEGPPWSTKEVRTLTLLREIPFVVPFNDRVVVFQSLLNHDKEEQQGEWTNFMRGPYIQIAVRRNYLYEDAFDKLSPENESELRLKMKVQLVNAAGLEEAGVDGGGLFREFLSELLKTSFDPNRGFFRLTKDNMLYPNPTVHLLVDDFPKHYYFIGRILGKALYENLLVELPFAEFFLSKIVGRQADVDVHHLASLDPIMYRNLLYLKSYQGDVTELGLDFTVLSDELGERRIDELKPGGANVTVTSHNRIEYIHLMADYKLNKQIRAQCYAFKQGISNVVSLDWLQMFNNKELQVLISGAQIPVDVRDLKLHTNYTGGYTPDHPTIISFWKIADEFTDQQRSQLLKFVTSCSRPPLLGFKELDPPFCIQHAGSVDRLPTSSTCMNLLKLPEFPDERTLREKLLYAIQAGAGFELS, from the exons ATGTATAGCTTTGACGGAGACTACAGACGAAAACCCCAACAAAATCTAGCTGGTGCTAGCCGTCGTGATGAAAAAGCTGTGCTACTGCAGCATGCTCAATTGGAACGTTTAAAACGAGAACAACAGCGTCAAAGGCATGACGCCGCTGTGAAAATCCAAGCTCAGATTCGTCAATTTGTAACTAGACAATTAAAGCGTGAGCATGAAAGGCACAACTTTGATGTAGCGCAGAAGGCATTGGGTAATAATCCGCCAAGCTTGGAAGAGATTTCCCCTTTGCTCAGacaattgttatttttctatGACGAAGCTCTAGATGGATCCAGATTGCTATGGATACTTAGACACGTCTTGAAAGATCACAAACGTATAAAAGAACTGACAACCATATCTACAGAGTGGTCATGGAGATTACG GTGGATTCTCAAATTATCAATGCGGAAAATAGTTGACACGGTTTCTCAAGATCCTGCTCGTTCTATAGCAGTTCCTCTGCGAGTCCTGGAAGTGTTCACTGTGAAAGAAAATACAGAGGGCATTTTAAAGACAGAAACAGATCGCCATTTGATCGgcatatttgtatatttggCAGAAAACAAGTACTTTGTGCAATTGAGAAGGTTGATAGATGAAAAAGTGCCTCCTTTGTTGGAAGCAACGCCTGTACCACCGACACCGATGGCGGCATGTCTATTGGATATGATTAAACGACCGCTTGGACTTATTCATACCATGGAAGAgaataacaaattttccaTTACGATACTTGAAGAGTTCTGCTACAGCATTCTTGCGCCAAGAATGTCAGAGCCAATTAAGATGCTTGTCTTACCTGCATtgacagaatttcaaaatctccCGTATAAACAATTAATCGATTGTATAAATAGACTTGCAAATGAGCCTACTCTGTGCCTTTTGTATAGCATATTATCTCTGGAACCAGTCAGATTTG CCTGCAGAAGGTCAAGGAACACTCTGACGAACTACCTTCAAGTTTTGGCATCGCTGAGTTCGACAATAGCCTCCCCACCTGTAGAGCAGAGTTTAAATTTCACCGACGAATCGGACAGTGACACAGACACTGATATGGTCGATCAGGATGAAGCGGACATACGTCAAAAATGCATAGAAATGTTGAATGCAGAAAATCGTGTACAAGGTATTCTTGTGGTGGTGGATCAAAGCGAGGATCCCCTTATGCTCCAAGCCCTATGTCAATTGTGCCACAATCTTTTGATAACCAACAAAATGGCTGTTCCTAAATATAAACTACTCTACATGCTTGCGTTCAAACCGTCGTTTCTTCGTCATTTATGGACGGCACTAATGTCTGTTCGTCAGACATCCCTGTTTGGGGGTGTCACTCTTCTACTGCAAGTAGTTTCTCGAGGTATCGCCCTAGATGCAGATAATACAAAAAAGATTGTACCACttttggcagttttttgcTCGCTCTTCAGCCTGCTTATTGCAACGCTGCACGACACTGAATTCTTCAATGATGGCTCCCAAGTTGGAACAAGTGGTGCTAGCCAACAGACAATGCCATTCACGACTGTGGAACTAGTGCCACTTTCTGCTCATTTGAAGGGGGTTTGCTTGGGCTTGGTCGAGCTCGCGTTCCCCGATACCCGGCCGACAGTACGAGATGATTATAAAACTGCAGTACTTGGTGCCTCTGCTACCCAAACTCACCAAAACACACAAATGTGGGTGCACTTGTTCAAAGTAACTGTAGGTTTGCTGCGGCAACTTCACACTCGTGATCTGAGAAAACAATTTTGCCCTGAAGGCCATTGGATAGCGTCGAACATTGTGATACCACTGGACAAACCACAGGATTTTACATTCCGACGTCGCAGATTAAGAGGCTATGTACCATTTCAAGGACTGCGAGCATTTACTCGTGAAGATTTGGAGGAAGGCCCTCCTTGGTCGACAAAGGAAGTGCGAACGCTTACGCTGCTTCGTGAAATACCCTTTGTTGTGCCATTCAATGATCGTGTAGTGGTATTTCAATCTCTCTTGAATCACGACAAAGAGGAACAGCAAGGCGAATGGACGAATTTCATGCGGGGTCCATACATACAGATTGCTGTGAGACGGAATTACTTGTACGAGGATGCGTTTGACAAACTTTCACCAGAGAACGAGTCTGAGTTGAGGCTGAAAATGAAGGTTCAATTGGTGAACGCAGCTGGTCTTGAAGAGGCTGGTGTAGATGGGGGTGGACTATTCCGAGAGTTTCTTTCAGAATTGTTAAAAACCAGCTTTGATCCAAATCGCGGATTTTTCAGGCTGACCAAAGACAACATGTTGTATCCGAATCCAACGGTGCACCTTCTTGTTGATGATTTTCCAAAACACTACTACTTCATTGGTCGTATATTGGGAAAGGCACTGTACGAGAATTTGTTAGTTGAATTGCCGtttgccgaattttttttatcaaaaattgtcGGCAGGCAAGCCGATGTTGACGTTCATCACTTGGCTTCCCTCGATCCAATAATGTACAGGAATCTCTTGTATCTGAAAAGTTACCAAGGCGATGTTACCGAACTGGGGTTAGACTTTACAGTTTTATCTGACGAACTTGGGGAGAGGCGCATTGACGAGCTCAAGCCTGGAGGAGCGAACGTCACAGTAACTTCGCACAATCGGATAGAATACATCCATTTAATGGCTGACtacaaattaaacaaacagATAAGAGCCCAGTGCTATGCATTCAAGCAGGGCATAAGTAATGTCGTATCCCTCGACTGGCTTCAAATGTTCAATAATAAAGAACTACAGGTCTTAATCTCCGGTGCACAAATACCTGTCGATGTACGCGACTTGAAACTACATACAAACTATACCGGAGGCTATACCCCCGATCACCCTACAATAATTTCCTTTTGGAAAATTGCTGACGAATTCACGGACCAACAGAGAAGTCAACTGCTCAAATTTGTGACAAGTTGCAGTCGACCACCGCTGCTTGGATTCAAG GAACTTGATCCACCTTTCTGCATTCAACACGCAGGTAGCGTCGATCGGCTTCCGACTTCGAGCACCTGCATGAACCTTTTAAAACTTCCGGAATTTCCTGACGAAAGAACACTAAGGGAAAAGCTTCTATACGCTATACAAGCAGGTGCAGGTTTTGAGCTTAGCTAA